A single region of the Capra hircus breed San Clemente chromosome 14, ASM170441v1, whole genome shotgun sequence genome encodes:
- the LOC108637480 gene encoding basic salivary proline-rich protein 3-like has product MELATAPKQSWRSSEESRILSALLVTRALLPWGYSGSSLRSWLSSPQSPRVEQRARVRGVWGGRGDSSAAENRGAQGIPRSRQAHPGRGAPGFPRRPVRGAGGVADPPAPRSRSRGGKQVGVEPAWGSRERRVREGCGRRPPRCGRCPPSGAPGPRPGHPGAVPARAHRSCAAWPSPGVPGGTPPAVPNHPGPPPTSRAAGSQEEEEKAAVAAAAPVRGRAERGRRRSARRGGRGRVCAPEPAPPSAPPRLPRPASPRLRHRHTPTKHPPPCAPAGRRAAGSPSERQLPLLEPLAFPAPSARRAEPGSIFFPFLPQPSLVWAPPAAAGEWGPAMGKGVKISEDYCSF; this is encoded by the coding sequence ATGGAGCTGGCGACGGCCCccaaacagagctggaggagctcggaggaaagtcGGATCCTCTCTGCGCTCCTCGTTACCCGCGCGCTCCTTCCCTGGGGGTACTCGGGGTCATCACTCAGGAGCTGGCTCTCCTCTCCCCAGTCCCCCCGGGTCGAGCAGCGGGCCAGGGTCAGGGGCGtgtggggagggcggggggaTAGCTCGGCGGCCGAGAACAGAGGGGCCCAGGGAATCCCGCGAAGCCGCCAAGCGCATCCCGGCCGGGGCGCCCCGGGCTTTCCCCGCCGCCCCGTGCGCGGCGCCGGCGGGGTCGCGGACCCTCCGGCTCCGCGGAGCCGGAGCCGCGGAGGGAAGCAGGTGGGTGTGGAGCCCGCCTGGGGCAGCCGGGAGCGGCGGGTGCGCGAGGGGTGTGGGAGGCGCCCGCCGAGGTGTGGGCGGTGCCCTCCCTCCGGCGCCCCGGGGCCGCGCCCTGGACACCCGGGAGCTGTCCCCGCTCGAGCGCACCGCTCCTGCGCCGCCTGGCCAAGCCCGGGCGTCCCCGGCGGTACCCCGCCAGCCGTACCGAACCACCCGGGCCCGCCGCCCACCTCAAGAGCTGCGGGCtcccaggaagaggaggagaaggcggcGGTGGCCGCCGCCGCTCCAGTCCGCGGGCGCGCGGAGCGCGGGAGGAGGCGGAGCGCGAGGCGGGGTGGCCGCGGGCGGGTGTGCGCGCCCGAGCCGGCGCCCCCGAGCGCCCCGCCTCGCCTCCCGCGCCCAGCCTCTCCCCGGCTCcgccacagacacacacccaccaAGCACCCaccgccctgcgcccccgccggcCGCCGCGCCGCGGGCAGCCCGAGCGAGCGACAACTCCCCCTGCTAGAGCCGCTCGCCTTCCCGGCTCCTTCCGCGCGGCGAGCTGAGCCCGGCtcgattttttttccttttctacccCAGCCCTCTCTGGTCTGGGCGCCGCCGGCGGCGGCAGGGGAATGGGGACCCGCGATGGGGAAGGGGGTGAAGATCTCTGAAGATTATTGTTCTTTTTAA